A stretch of the Streptococcus suis genome encodes the following:
- a CDS encoding DEAD/DEAH box helicase, with translation MKFTDMKLKPYLQEALKEINFVQPTEVQEKLIPVVLSGRDLIGESKTGSGKTHTFLIPIFQKLDEEVDQVQAVITAPSRELATQIYQAARQLASHSETEIRVSNYVGGTDKNRQIDKLQAGQPHIVVGTPGRIYDLVQSGNLAIHKTKIFVVDEADMTLDMGFLETVDKIAGSLPKDLQFMVFSATIPQKLQPFLKKYLSNPVMEQIKTHTVISDTIENWLISTKGRDRNAQVLEATKLMQPYLAMIFVNTKTRADELHSYLTENGLRVAKIHGDVPPRERKRIMNQVKNLDYQYIVATDLAARGIDIEGVSHVINDTIPQDLSFFVHRVGRTGRNGLPGIAITLYQPSDDEDIRELEKLNIKFLPKEMKNGEFVDTYDRDRRVNREKSREKLDLEMIGLVKKKKKKVKPGYKKKIQWAVDEKRRKNKRVEARAKGRAERKAKHQTF, from the coding sequence ATGAAATTTACAGATATGAAGCTCAAGCCTTATCTTCAAGAGGCATTGAAAGAAATAAACTTTGTCCAGCCGACAGAAGTTCAGGAAAAATTGATACCGGTTGTTTTGTCAGGGCGTGACTTGATTGGAGAATCAAAGACAGGATCAGGGAAAACCCATACCTTTTTGATTCCAATTTTTCAAAAATTAGATGAAGAAGTAGACCAAGTTCAAGCAGTTATTACGGCACCATCGCGCGAATTGGCAACCCAAATCTATCAGGCAGCTCGTCAGCTGGCTAGTCATTCTGAAACCGAAATTCGAGTCAGCAATTATGTAGGTGGTACAGACAAGAATCGTCAGATTGACAAGCTCCAAGCTGGGCAACCCCATATAGTCGTTGGAACACCGGGTCGGATTTATGATTTGGTGCAATCTGGAAATCTTGCTATTCACAAGACGAAAATCTTTGTAGTGGATGAGGCTGATATGACACTGGATATGGGTTTTTTAGAAACAGTGGATAAAATTGCTGGAAGTTTGCCTAAAGATCTTCAATTTATGGTCTTCTCAGCGACTATTCCTCAAAAACTGCAACCATTTTTGAAAAAATACTTGTCCAACCCAGTTATGGAACAAATCAAGACCCACACTGTGATTTCTGATACGATTGAAAATTGGTTGATTTCGACAAAAGGTCGTGACCGTAATGCTCAGGTTTTAGAGGCAACCAAGCTCATGCAACCTTATTTGGCAATGATATTTGTGAATACTAAGACGCGTGCGGATGAATTGCATAGCTATCTGACAGAAAACGGTCTTCGTGTTGCAAAGATTCATGGGGACGTTCCGCCACGTGAGCGGAAACGAATCATGAATCAAGTGAAAAACTTAGACTATCAATACATTGTAGCGACCGACTTGGCTGCTCGTGGTATAGATATTGAGGGTGTCAGCCATGTCATTAATGATACCATTCCTCAGGACCTTTCTTTCTTTGTACACCGTGTCGGTCGTACAGGACGTAACGGTTTACCGGGTATTGCCATTACCCTTTATCAACCGAGTGATGATGAAGATATTCGAGAATTAGAAAAACTAAATATCAAATTCTTGCCTAAAGAAATGAAAAATGGTGAGTTTGTTGATACCTATGACCGTGATCGTCGTGTAAACCGTGAAAAGTCTCGTGAAAAACTAGATTTGGAAATGATTGGTTTGGTCAAGAAGAAAAAGAAAAAAGTCAAACCCGGCTACAAAAAGAAAATTCAGTGGGCTGTTGATGAGAAGCGTCGGAAAAACAAACGGGTTGAAGCGCGTGCTAAAGGCCGTGCGGAACGGAAGGCGAAACATCAAACCTTTTAA
- a CDS encoding penicillin-binding protein, with the protein MPRRNNKLLRYVLKNRYIPSKNRRRVGQSLLIVSIFVFFIFLINFAIIIGTDSKFGVDLSEGAQAVHQKEVTVQAKRGTIYDRTGVPIAEDSTTYTVYAIIDKEYVSELKEILYVQSSQFNQVAQVFNQYLGMEEDYVLKQLNQQDLNQVYFGTLGKNISYNTMTTIQEKMKAAGIEGIHFNASPGRMYPNGNFASIFVGLANPVENSDGSNSLQGVSGLEYYLNDILAGQDGKVVYEKDSQGRVLPGTEEVVTETIDGQDVYTTLSADLQRSLETNMDTFFNNAKGKYANATLVSAKTGEILATTQRPSYDPDTKEGLGAEGLLERSLLYQEAYEPGSTMKVLTVASSIDNGTFDPNETYTNNEYVIADAKINDWTLNAGYSAVTLNFAQGFSLSSNVGMTLLQQKMGDEKWLNYLTKFRYGYPTRFGMGDEAPGLIPEDNIVTIAMSTFGQGISATQTQMLRSFTAIANNGIMLEPKFISALYDPNTDTARLSKVEEVGNPVSEKAADDTLGYMINVGTDPVFGSLYSYDLQGPSIVVDGYDVAVKSGSAEIAGEDGQGYIKGAYINSVVAMVPAEDPEFIMYVTIRQPESLNVMSWRDIVNPTLKEAMLLKDSLNLDSAAPALSQVTTETEYKLPDLIGKSPGETAEELRRELVQPVILGNGSEIKNVSVEKGSVVAANQQILLLTNKFEEMPDLYALTKENMDLFAEWTGIEVTYKGTGSKVVDQSVEVGTALMNTKKITITLGD; encoded by the coding sequence ATGCCCAGAAGAAACAATAAACTCTTGCGATATGTCTTGAAAAATCGCTATATTCCTTCCAAAAATCGGCGGAGAGTTGGACAAAGTTTACTGATAGTGTCGATTTTTGTATTTTTTATTTTCCTGATTAACTTTGCGATTATTATAGGTACAGATTCGAAATTTGGTGTTGATCTTTCTGAAGGAGCGCAAGCAGTTCATCAGAAAGAGGTTACTGTACAGGCGAAACGTGGAACCATTTATGATCGCACAGGGGTTCCAATTGCAGAAGATTCAACAACCTATACGGTTTATGCGATTATTGACAAGGAATATGTTTCTGAGTTAAAAGAAATCTTGTATGTCCAGTCGTCCCAATTTAATCAAGTGGCACAAGTATTTAATCAGTACCTTGGAATGGAGGAGGATTATGTTCTTAAGCAATTAAATCAACAAGATTTGAATCAAGTCTATTTTGGTACTTTAGGAAAAAACATTTCCTATAATACTATGACTACGATTCAAGAAAAGATGAAAGCTGCTGGAATTGAAGGAATTCATTTTAACGCCAGTCCTGGTCGAATGTATCCAAATGGAAACTTTGCTTCCATATTTGTTGGATTAGCCAATCCGGTTGAAAACTCTGATGGAAGCAATAGTTTGCAAGGAGTAAGTGGGTTAGAATATTATTTAAATGATATTTTGGCTGGACAAGACGGTAAAGTTGTGTATGAAAAAGATAGTCAGGGCCGTGTTCTTCCAGGAACTGAAGAGGTCGTGACTGAGACAATTGATGGTCAAGATGTGTACACTACTCTGTCTGCAGATTTGCAAAGATCGCTTGAAACAAATATGGATACTTTCTTTAACAATGCTAAAGGTAAGTATGCAAATGCTACCTTAGTTTCTGCGAAAACAGGTGAAATTTTAGCTACAACACAACGCCCAAGTTATGACCCAGATACAAAAGAAGGGCTTGGTGCTGAAGGACTGCTAGAACGCTCCTTGCTATATCAAGAAGCTTATGAACCAGGATCGACTATGAAAGTTCTTACTGTAGCGTCGTCTATTGATAACGGAACTTTCGATCCAAATGAAACTTATACCAACAATGAATATGTGATTGCAGACGCAAAAATTAATGACTGGACACTCAATGCTGGATACTCTGCGGTCACACTAAACTTTGCACAAGGCTTCTCTCTGTCCAGTAACGTTGGAATGACACTGCTTCAACAAAAAATGGGTGACGAGAAATGGTTGAATTATTTAACCAAATTCCGCTATGGCTATCCAACTCGTTTTGGTATGGGTGATGAGGCGCCAGGATTGATTCCAGAGGATAATATTGTAACGATTGCCATGTCAACTTTTGGACAAGGTATATCGGCCACCCAAACACAGATGCTTCGCAGTTTTACAGCAATTGCTAATAACGGTATCATGTTGGAACCAAAATTTATCTCAGCTCTATATGATCCGAACACGGATACAGCTCGACTTTCTAAAGTGGAAGAAGTTGGAAATCCTGTTTCAGAAAAAGCGGCGGACGATACTCTTGGATATATGATTAATGTCGGAACGGATCCTGTATTTGGGTCACTCTATTCATACGATTTGCAGGGACCTTCAATTGTTGTTGATGGATATGATGTTGCAGTCAAATCTGGTTCGGCGGAGATTGCCGGTGAAGATGGGCAAGGGTATATTAAGGGTGCCTATATTAACTCCGTTGTGGCAATGGTACCTGCCGAAGATCCAGAATTTATCATGTATGTAACTATTCGACAACCGGAATCACTTAATGTTATGTCGTGGCGTGATATTGTCAATCCGACTTTAAAAGAGGCAATGTTACTAAAAGATAGCTTGAATCTCGATTCTGCAGCTCCTGCTTTGTCACAAGTAACGACAGAGACTGAATACAAATTACCGGATCTGATCGGTAAATCTCCAGGGGAAACTGCTGAAGAACTTCGTCGGGAGTTAGTTCAACCTGTTATTCTAGGAAACGGTTCTGAAATCAAGAATGTTTCTGTGGAAAAAGGAAGCGTGGTCGCAGCGAATCAACAGATTCTCTTGTTAACCAATAAATTTGAAGAAATGCCTGACCTTTATGCCTTAACCAAAGAGAATATGGATCTTTTTGCAGAATGGACGGGTATTGAGGTGACCTATAAGGGTACTGGTTCAAAAGTGGTTGATCAGAGTGTTGAAGTTGGAACTGCTTTGATGAATACAAAGAAAATTACAATTACTTTAGGAGACTAA
- a CDS encoding DNA-binding response regulator, with the protein MAKKILIAGKERNLSHFVSMELQKKEYIVDYASTGKEALSLAHETDFDLVLMSFQLSDMSSKELAKELLAIKPATVMIVVVEPTEVADHGEDVLTYAVFYVVKPFVISDLVEQISDIFRGRDFIETNCKQVHLHAAYRDLKVDFQNRTVTRGDELINLTRREYDLLATLMNSPEPVSREQLLERVWKYEAASETNVVDVYIRYLRGKLDVPGQASYIRTVRGFGYTMRD; encoded by the coding sequence ATGGCTAAGAAAATTTTGATTGCTGGGAAAGAGCGTAATCTTTCACATTTTGTTTCCATGGAACTTCAGAAGAAGGAGTATATCGTTGATTATGCTTCAACAGGGAAAGAAGCTTTATCACTAGCTCATGAGACAGACTTTGATTTGGTTTTGATGAGTTTCCAATTATCCGATATGTCCAGCAAGGAGTTGGCTAAGGAGCTTCTTGCAATCAAACCTGCTACGGTGATGATTGTAGTTGTCGAACCAACAGAAGTGGCTGACCATGGGGAAGATGTATTGACGTATGCGGTATTTTACGTTGTGAAGCCATTTGTTATTAGTGACTTGGTGGAACAAATTTCCGATATTTTCCGTGGTAGAGATTTTATTGAAACAAATTGTAAACAAGTTCATTTGCATGCGGCCTATCGAGATTTAAAAGTTGATTTTCAAAACCGAACGGTCACTCGGGGAGATGAGTTAATCAACTTGACACGGCGAGAATATGATTTGCTGGCGACGTTGATGAATAGTCCGGAACCAGTTAGCCGAGAACAGCTTCTTGAACGGGTCTGGAAGTATGAAGCGGCCTCTGAAACCAATGTTGTGGATGTCTATATCCGTTATCTTCGTGGAAAATTAGATGTTCCAGGACAGGCTTCCTATATTCGGACGGTACGTGGTTTTGGCTATACCATGAGAGATTAG
- a CDS encoding NADP-dependent phosphogluconate dehydrogenase: MTKANFGVVGMAVMGRNLALNVESRGYTVAIYNRSANKTEDVVASNPGKNLVPSYDVESFVASIEKPRRIMLMVQAGPGTDATIQALLPHLDEGDILIDGGNTFYEDTIRRSKELANSGINFIGTGVSGGEKGALEGPSIMPGGQKEAYELVADVLEEISAKAPEDGAPCVTYIGPDGAGHYVKMVHNGIEYGDMQLIAESYDLMQHLLGLSVDEMADIFTEWNKGELDSYLIEITADILKRKDDEGQDGPIVDYILDAAGNKGTGKWTSQSSLDLGVPLSLITESVFARYISTYKEERVAASNVLPKPAPFAYEGDTAELVEKIRQALYFSKIMSYAQGFAQLRVASKENNWNLPFGEIAKIWRAGCIIRARFLQKITDAYGRDEDLANLLLDEYFLDVTAKYQQAVRDVVALAVQAGVPVPTFSAAITYFDSYRAENLPANLIQAQRDYFGAHTYNRKDKEGVFHYDWYSESK, from the coding sequence ATGACAAAAGCAAATTTTGGTGTTGTAGGGATGGCTGTTATGGGCCGCAACCTTGCGCTTAACGTTGAGTCGCGTGGCTATACAGTAGCCATTTATAACCGTTCTGCTAATAAGACTGAGGATGTTGTGGCAAGCAACCCTGGAAAAAACTTGGTACCTAGTTATGATGTAGAAAGCTTTGTTGCTTCTATTGAAAAACCTCGCCGTATCATGTTGATGGTTCAAGCTGGACCTGGTACAGATGCAACAATCCAAGCATTGTTACCACACTTGGATGAAGGTGATATCTTGATTGATGGCGGTAACACTTTCTATGAAGACACAATTCGTCGTTCTAAAGAATTAGCAAACTCAGGAATTAACTTTATCGGAACAGGTGTATCTGGTGGTGAAAAAGGTGCTCTTGAGGGTCCTTCTATCATGCCTGGCGGTCAAAAAGAAGCCTATGAGTTGGTAGCAGACGTTTTAGAAGAAATTTCAGCAAAAGCCCCAGAAGATGGTGCGCCATGTGTTACATACATTGGTCCGGATGGTGCTGGTCATTATGTTAAAATGGTTCACAATGGTATCGAGTATGGAGATATGCAATTGATCGCTGAATCATATGATTTGATGCAACATTTGCTCGGCTTGTCTGTTGATGAAATGGCTGATATTTTCACTGAGTGGAATAAGGGTGAATTAGATAGCTACCTGATTGAAATCACTGCGGATATCTTGAAACGCAAAGATGATGAAGGTCAAGATGGACCAATCGTTGATTATATTTTGGATGCTGCTGGTAACAAGGGTACTGGTAAATGGACTAGCCAATCATCACTTGATTTGGGTGTGCCATTATCATTGATCACAGAGTCTGTATTTGCTCGGTATATTTCTACATACAAAGAAGAACGTGTGGCTGCAAGTAATGTTCTTCCAAAACCAGCTCCGTTTGCCTATGAAGGGGATACGGCTGAATTGGTCGAAAAAATCCGTCAAGCCCTCTACTTTTCAAAAATTATGTCTTATGCACAAGGCTTTGCACAATTACGCGTAGCATCTAAAGAAAACAACTGGAACCTACCATTTGGTGAAATCGCAAAAATCTGGCGTGCGGGTTGTATCATTCGTGCTCGCTTCTTGCAAAAAATTACAGATGCATACGGCCGTGATGAAGATTTGGCAAACTTGCTTTTGGATGAATACTTCCTTGATGTAACAGCGAAATACCAACAGGCTGTTCGTGATGTTGTTGCTTTGGCAGTTCAAGCAGGAGTTCCTGTACCAACTTTTTCTGCAGCGATTACATACTTTGATAGCTATCGTGCTGAAAACTTACCAGCCAACTTGATTCAAGCACAACGTGACTATTTTGGTGCTCACACATATAACCGTAAAGACAAAGAAGGTGTCTTCCATTACGACTGGTATAGCGAATCAAAGTAA
- the trxB gene encoding thioredoxin-disulfide reductase — protein sequence MYDTIVIGAGPAGMTAALYAGRSNLKVALLERGIYGGQMNNTAEIENYPGYDHISGPALAEKMFEPLEKFGVDHIFGTLIRIEEDGPIKKVITEDGVLETKSIILAMGAKHRLLGVPGEDTYNSRGVSYCAVCDGAFFRGQKLLVVGGGDSAVEEALFLTQFAESVTIVHRRDQLRAQKVIQDRAFANEKINFIWDSVVEEIKGDDLRVQSVVIKNVKTEEFSELDFGGVFIYVGLNPMTESVADLGITDEAGWVVTNEKMETSKAGIYAIGDIRQNQLRQIATAVGNGAVAGQEVYNYITELVE from the coding sequence ATGTACGATACAATTGTAATTGGTGCAGGCCCAGCCGGGATGACAGCAGCGCTGTATGCGGGGCGGAGCAATCTAAAAGTGGCCTTATTAGAACGTGGTATTTATGGCGGACAGATGAACAATACCGCTGAAATCGAAAACTATCCGGGTTACGACCATATCTCAGGTCCTGCCTTGGCGGAAAAGATGTTTGAGCCTCTGGAAAAATTTGGAGTGGATCATATTTTTGGAACCTTGATTCGAATTGAAGAGGATGGTCCTATTAAAAAAGTTATCACTGAAGATGGCGTTTTGGAAACCAAGTCAATCATTCTGGCTATGGGTGCAAAACATCGCTTGCTTGGTGTGCCTGGAGAAGATACTTACAATAGCCGTGGTGTTTCATACTGTGCAGTTTGTGACGGTGCTTTCTTTAGGGGTCAAAAACTCTTGGTTGTCGGAGGTGGCGATTCTGCGGTAGAAGAAGCTTTATTCTTGACTCAATTTGCCGAGTCAGTGACCATTGTTCACCGAAGAGACCAGCTTCGTGCTCAAAAGGTTATTCAAGACCGTGCATTTGCCAACGAAAAAATAAATTTTATCTGGGATAGCGTAGTGGAAGAAATCAAGGGTGATGATCTTCGTGTGCAAAGTGTTGTTATTAAAAATGTAAAAACAGAAGAATTCAGTGAACTTGATTTTGGTGGCGTCTTTATCTATGTTGGTTTGAATCCGATGACAGAATCGGTTGCAGATTTAGGAATTACGGATGAAGCTGGCTGGGTCGTTACAAATGAAAAAATGGAAACGAGCAAAGCTGGTATTTATGCCATCGGCGATATTCGCCAAAATCAACTTCGTCAAATTGCAACTGCAGTTGGAAATGGAGCAGTTGCTGGACAAGAAGTTTACAACTACATCACAGAACTAGTTGAATAG
- a CDS encoding DUF4059 family protein, with amino-acid sequence MLQNILSFYLQGLLIATIFVIVISFIWFLIRASKSVDKTLQERHDFLFDLLMINVMTIPIVAFGVVSIILMIKV; translated from the coding sequence ATGTTACAAAATATTTTAAGCTTTTATTTACAAGGACTCTTGATTGCAACGATTTTTGTTATTGTGATTAGTTTTATTTGGTTTTTAATCCGCGCTAGCAAGAGCGTAGATAAGACCTTACAAGAACGACACGACTTTTTATTTGATTTACTGATGATTAATGTTATGACGATTCCGATTGTGGCTTTTGGAGTCGTCAGTATCATTTTGATGATAAAAGTATAG
- a CDS encoding phospho-N-acetylmuramoyl-pentapeptide-transferase — protein sequence MQFALMSGLVAFLATVVLIPRFITFYQAKRIEGQQMHEDVKQHQFKAGTPTMGGTVFLVVAILVSFIFAATTHMLTGGVIAILFILALYGLVGFLDDFLKIFRKINEGLNPKQKLALQILGGIVFYFVHVRGAGGGELNVFGYMLNLGVLYFPFVLFWLVGFSNAVNLTDGIDGLASISVVISLLAYSVIAYKEQKFDILLVCLTMIGGLLGFFVYNHKPAKIFMGDVGSLALGGMLATISIALRQEWTLLLIGLVYVIETSSVMLQVSYFKYTKKRFGEGRRIFRMTPFHHHLELGGLTGKAKKWSEWKVDFFLWSVGLIMSLITLAILYL from the coding sequence ATGCAATTTGCACTTATGTCAGGATTGGTTGCTTTTTTGGCAACAGTAGTCTTAATCCCTCGATTTATTACTTTTTATCAAGCTAAACGCATTGAAGGCCAACAGATGCATGAAGATGTCAAGCAACATCAATTTAAGGCAGGAACTCCGACGATGGGGGGAACTGTTTTTCTAGTAGTTGCGATTCTGGTTAGTTTTATCTTCGCAGCAACGACTCACATGTTGACTGGTGGCGTTATTGCCATTCTATTCATTTTAGCCCTTTATGGTTTGGTGGGATTCTTGGATGATTTTCTGAAAATTTTCCGTAAAATTAACGAAGGCTTGAATCCGAAGCAAAAGCTTGCCTTGCAAATCCTTGGTGGCATTGTCTTCTACTTTGTGCATGTGCGAGGAGCTGGTGGGGGTGAACTAAACGTATTTGGCTATATGCTAAATCTGGGAGTTCTCTATTTTCCTTTTGTACTATTTTGGTTGGTTGGCTTTTCAAATGCTGTCAACTTGACCGATGGTATTGATGGACTTGCCTCTATCTCAGTTGTCATTAGTTTATTAGCATATTCTGTTATTGCTTATAAAGAACAGAAGTTTGATATTCTTTTAGTCTGCTTGACCATGATTGGTGGTTTGCTTGGATTCTTTGTTTACAACCACAAACCTGCCAAAATATTCATGGGAGACGTAGGAAGTTTAGCGCTCGGAGGTATGTTGGCGACAATTTCGATCGCCCTCCGTCAAGAATGGACTCTCCTCCTTATTGGCCTGGTCTATGTCATTGAAACGTCCTCTGTTATGTTGCAAGTTTCATATTTTAAATACACCAAAAAACGCTTTGGAGAAGGTCGTCGTATTTTCCGTATGACTCCTTTCCATCACCATTTGGAGCTTGGAGGATTGACCGGAAAAGCTAAAAAATGGAGCGAATGGAAAGTTGACTTTTTCCTCTGGTCAGTCGGTCTCATCATGAGCTTGATTACCCTAGCTATTCTTTATCTATAA
- a CDS encoding DUF177 domain-containing protein, whose product MFHIYDIQKNPDGISFEKTLDLHEELQARNSEVLGLSPVQVSGNVRFESGFFFLDYQMTYDITLASSRSLQPVVLHETQEVNELFVANEAVLKEQDLIDEDMVLVVENDQIVLDESVADNILLAIPIKVLSPDEEAEKDLPAGQSWTLMTEETFQQQAQEKKEANSPFAQLQGLFEEDE is encoded by the coding sequence ATGTTTCATATTTATGATATTCAGAAAAATCCAGATGGTATTTCCTTCGAAAAGACCTTGGATTTACATGAAGAATTGCAGGCACGAAATAGTGAAGTTCTAGGATTGTCACCTGTACAAGTATCTGGTAATGTTCGATTTGAGTCAGGCTTTTTTTTCTTAGATTATCAGATGACCTATGATATCACCTTGGCTTCTAGTCGTTCACTACAACCAGTGGTTTTACATGAGACTCAAGAGGTCAATGAGCTGTTTGTAGCTAACGAAGCCGTACTCAAAGAACAAGATTTGATCGATGAAGATATGGTTTTAGTGGTGGAGAATGATCAGATTGTCCTAGATGAAAGCGTGGCGGATAATATATTGCTAGCTATTCCAATCAAGGTATTGTCACCTGATGAAGAAGCTGAAAAGGACTTGCCGGCAGGTCAATCATGGACATTGATGACAGAAGAAACCTTCCAGCAGCAAGCACAAGAAAAGAAAGAGGCTAATAGCCCCTTTGCTCAATTGCAAGGACTATTTGAAGAGGATGAATAG